A genome region from Arachis duranensis cultivar V14167 chromosome 6, aradu.V14167.gnm2.J7QH, whole genome shotgun sequence includes the following:
- the LOC127748485 gene encoding uncharacterized protein LOC127748485, whose translation MPKDWMDLPRYSEEYINGVISFLDFAYSEGEQDGRQIQCACKRCCNINWYRRDVVFDHLVADGFVKGYRTWINHGEWTIPMAVDDDTDDEEGARDDIKGLLNDAFGDVSHADGVTVGQNEEAKKFYNLIDGASQELYLDCKKFSILSFTIHLYLLKCLHGWSNASFTSLLELLKEAMPDINIPSSFHKTMSMIRDLGLDYKKIDACPNDCLLYRKKLKDEKQCRVCGTSRYTKNSSDNSENQPDKNGRPIPAKTLRYFPIIPRLQRLFMFSKTAASLRWHDEERVKDGTLKHLVDGLAWKNLDEMDEEFAKESRNIRLDLSSDGFNPFRSMNISWSMWPVMLMVYNLPPWMCMKPKYCMLSLLIPGPPMSG comes from the coding sequence ATGCCAAAGGATTGGATGGATCTACCGAGGTATAGCGAAGAGTATATCAATGGTGTTATTAGTTTTTTAGACTTTGCATACTCTGAGGGTGAACAGGACGGACGACAAATTCAATGTGCTTGTAAGAGGTGTTGTAACATTAATTGGTATAGAAGAGATGTGGTATTCGACCATTTAGTAGCTGACGGATTTGTTAAGGGATATAGAACATGGATTAATCATGGCGAATGGACAATCCCGATGGCGGTTGACGATGACACGGATGATGAAGAAGGTGCACGCGATGACATCAAAGGACTGCTTAATGATGCATTTGGAGATGTATCTCATGCTGATGGTGTTACTGTAGGTCAAAATGAAGAGGCTAAAAAGTTTTACAATTTAATAGATGGGGCAAGTCAAGAGTTATACCTGGATTGCAAGAAATTTTCTATATTATCTTTTACCATCCATCTGTACTTGTTAAAGTGTTTGCACGGTTGGAGCAATGCCTCCTTCACTTCACTTCTTGAGCTATTGAAAGAAGCAATGCCTGACATTAACATACCTTCATCTTTCCATAAGACAATGTCTATGATAAGAGATTTAGGTCtggattataaaaaaattgatgctTGTCCTAATGATTGCCTCTTGTATAGAAAAAAACTAAAGGATGAAAAACAATGTCGTGTGTGTGGAACTTCTCGATATACTAAAAATTCCAGTGATAATAGCGAGAACCAACCTGACAAGAATGGTCGTCCTATTCCTGCAAAGACTCTGAGATACTTTCCTATAATTCCAAGACTTCAGAGATTATTTATGTTCTCAAAGACGGCAGCTAGTCTGAGGTGGCATGATGAGGAGCGCGTAAAAGATGGGACGTTAAAGCATCTTGTTGATGGCTTGGCATGGAAGAATCTTGATGAAATGGATGAAGAATTTGCAAAAGAATCTCGCAATATTAGACTAGACTTGTCAAGTGATGGGTTCAACCCATTTCGTAGCATGAACATTTCATGGAGCATGTGGCCCGTGATGCTGATGGTATACAACTTGCCTCCGTGGATGTGCATGAAACCCAAATATTGTATGCTTTCTTTGCTTATTCCTGGGCCAccgatgagcggataa